ATTATTATGACGGCGGAATGCTGATGGAAAACTTTGAAAGTAAAGAACTGAAAAGAACTTTTGATAAAATATTTTTTCTGGATGCTGTGAGAACTACGCCGGAACCGGTTAAAGAATCTTTACAAAATACAAATCCGCATAATTCAACAACACATAATGAAAAACCGGTAATCGGAAAAAAAGACATTCAGGTTTCAGGGATTGAAGGCGGAATATCAATAAGCGAACTTTTTTCCGAAAAAGAAAAATATAACGGTAAAACTGTTAAAATAAAAGGGGTTGTTGCTAAATTCAGCCCTCAAATAATGAAGAAAAATTGGATACACCTTCAAGACGGAACTGATTTTAACGGAGAATTTGACTTAACTATTACTTCTCAAGCTGTTGTTAAAACAGGCGACACAATTGTTGTTGAAGGCAAAATAGCTTTAGATAAAGATTTCGGATATGGCTATTTTTACAAAATTATTATGGAGGATGCTTCTGTGAAGTAGCTCTTATAATTTTTTTAAACAATATTAAAAAGCAAAAAATCAGTTCGTTTAAGTGAACTGATTTTTTTATTTACAGAATATTTCTGATCAATGTTCTATTTCTTGTTATCCTTTCAGTGCCTCCGCTCCTGCCGTTATCTCTAAAATTTCTTTTGTAATAGCTGCCTGTCGTGCTTTATTATAGCTAAGTGTTAAGGATCGAATCATTTCTGTTGCATTGTCTGTTGCTTGGTGCATAGCCGTCATACGAGCACCTTGCTCAGAAGCAAAAGAATCTGTTAGTGCTGTAAATAGCTGTGTTTTAAGAGAATCCGGTATCAATGTTTCAAAGATGTATTCTTGCGAAGGTTCAAAAATATAGTCATGATTATCATTAACAGAATCATCCGGTTTAATAGGCAAAAATTGTTCTTGAGTTAAAATTTGAACAGCTGCATTTTTAAATCGGTTATAAATAATTTCAATTTTATCATATTTTTTCTCAACAAAATCATTCATTAATTGCTCGGCAATAACTGAAACTTTTTCGTAAGACATATCCTCATATATTTTATCAAAATTATATGAAATTTCATATCCCTTTGCACTTAAAATTTGACCGCTTTTAAATCCCATTGTTACAATTGTCAAATTTCCTTTTTCATGCTGCTCAGAATATTGTTCCTCACTTAGTTCAATTACTTTTTTAACAATATTTGAATTAAACGGTCCGCACAGCCCTCTGTTTGAACTTATTGCCAATAACAAAACATTTTCTTCTTTTCTTTCTTCTGCATAAATATTGTCAGAAACTGTTCCTTTTGTTTCACTTAATCTGCTTAAAATCTCATTAAGCTTATTTGCATAAGGCCTTAACTGTGTAATAGCATTTTGAGCTCTTCTTAGTTTAGATGCAGAAACCATTTTCATTGCACTTGTAATCTGTCTTGTAGATTTAACAGATGATATGCGTGTTCTTATATCCTTTAAATTTGCCATAAACAATCAAAATGAATGTTTTTATAAAATTATCCGATTAAGGAATTAACTAAATCAATATACTCGCTTGCAGCATCATCCTTTGTTTTTCCTTTATATGATTCCCAAGCATTATATTTTGCTGCGGCTTTAAAATCAAATCCTCCGGGGCGTTCTCCTTGAACATCTCCTTCTGTAACTTGTTTAAATAAACCGTATAATTTCAGTAAAATGTCATTAGACGGTCGTTCCGTTAATGTTTTAGATTTTAATACTGCTTCATCAAATAGCTTTTGATCCATTTTAGCATTCTTTAATTTGCTTTATAAGCTGATGCGATACTTTTTGCAACCTCCTCTAAAACTTTAATTTCTGTATCCGAATATTTTCCTTGCGATAAGGCTTCAAGAACATCTGCATGTTTTGTTTTCAAGAAATCAAGATATTCATTTTCAAAATCTTTAACTTTTTCTACAGGAACATCTCTCAACAAACCTTTTGTTCCGGCAAAAAGAATTGCAGTTTGGGCTTCTACTGTGTAAGGCTCAAACTGGCCTTGTTTCAATATTTCAACATTTCGGCTTCCTTTTTCAAGCACAGAAAGAGTTGCTGAATCCAAATCAGAACCGAACTTAGAAAAAGCCTCTAATTCTCTGTATTGTGCTTGGTCCAGTTTTAAAGTTCCCGCAACTTTCTTCATTGATTTAATTTGTGCATTTCCGCCTACTCTTGAAACCGAGATACCTACATTAATTGCCGGTCTTACACCTGAGTTAAATAAATCAACATCAAGAAATATTTGTCCGTCTGTAATTGAAATTACATTTGTAGGAATATATGCCGAAACATCACCTTCTTGTGTTTCAATAATCGGTAATGCTGTTAATGACCCGCCGCCTTTAATTTTTCCTTTTAAAGAATCAGGAACATCATTCATTTGTTGTGCAATTTCATCATTATTAATGATTTTTGCTGCACGCTCTAATAATCGAGAATGTAAGTAAAATACATCACCCGGATATGCTTCACGCCCCGGAGGTCTTCTTAAAAGAAGAGAAACTTCCCTGTAAGAAACAGCTTGTTTTGATAAATCATCATAAATAATTAAAGCCGGTCTTCCTGTATCTCTGAAATATTCACCTATTGCTGCTCCTGCATAAGGTGCATAAAATTGCAGTGCAGCAGGTTCGGCAGCAGTTGCAGACACTATTGTGGTATAAACTAATGCACCGTTTTCTTCAAGTGTTTTTTGAATACTTGCAACTGTTGAACCTTTTTGTCCTATTGCAACATAAATACAATAAACAGGCTCACCTTTATCGTAAAATTCTTTTTGATTGATAATGGCATCAACAGCAATTGCAGTTTTTCCTGTTTGGCGATCTCCGATAATTAATTCTCGCTGACCCCTTCCTATCGGTATCATTGAATCAATTGCTTTTATTCCTGTTTGAAGTGGTTCGTTTACAGGTTGACGATAAATTACACCCGGAGCTTTCCGTTCCAAAGGCATATTGTATTTCTCACCGGTTATTGCTCCTTTTCCGTCAATGGGTTCTCCCAATGTATTTACGACTCTTCCGAGCATTCCTTCACTTACGTCAATAGACGCGATTTTTTTCATCCTTTTAACGGTATCCCCTTCTCCGATTCCTTGTGACGGCCCTAACAGTACTGCACCTACATTATCTTCTTCCAAGTTTAACGCAATACCTTGAACTCCGTTTTGAAATTCAATCATTTCATTGTATTTAACGCCTTTCAACCCATAAATACGAGCAATGCCGTCACCGATTTCAATAACTGTCCCGACTTCTTGAAATTCAGTTTCAGAACTTACACCTTGTAATTGTTGTTTTAATATTTCAGATACTTCTGCGGGATTTATGCCTGCCATAATATTGATTTTTTTATTTATCAGCCGGAGCTTTTAGTAATTCTTTTTTAATATTTTTTAGTTTTGTTGCAACACTTGCATCGTATTGTAAATTTTCAACAGTCAGAACAAAACCGCCTATAATTTCTTTGTCAACTTGCTCTGTCATCTCTACTTTTGTTTTAAATTCTGTTGAAATAATATCGGAGATGTCTTTTTTTAGTTTATCGTCAATTTTAAATGTTGTTGTGAGTTGAACATATTTAATACCGTAAAACTTTCGGTATAATTCACTGTAATTCCTTGCTATTGAGCTTAAATAAGTCTCTCTTTTATTGTCAGACAACAATTTAAAGAACCGTAAACTCAATTCATTTACCTTTTCTTTAAAAATTTTGTTGAATACAACTTGTTTTCTTGACGGGAAAATTACAGGATTTTCCAAGAACCTTCTAAAGTCAGGAATCTTTGCTGTTTCTCCTATTAAATGCATATCATTATTTATTCGTTCCGCTTTTTCCTCTTCTGAAGCTAAACCAAATAATGCTTTTGCATATCTTACGGTTATTCTGTTTGTATTCATTTTAATATTTTAATTTAATTCAATATCTTTTAATAATGAATTTGCATAATCAACCTGCTCTTTATCAGACGACAATGATTTTCTGATAACTTTTTCTGCAATTTCTACAGATAATGAAACAACTTTATTTTTAATCTCATCAATTGCCGAAAGCTTTTCGCTTTCTATTTGAGCTTTTGCCGATATTATCATTTTATCAGCTTCTACTTTTGCTTGAATCTTTGCATCCGATAATATTTTTTCCTTAACCTCTCTTGCGTCACTTAAAAGTTTTTCTCTTTCTTTGCGAGCTTCTTGTAATATTTTTTCGTTATCCGATTTTAATCTTGCCATTTCATCTTTGGCATGTTCTGCTGCTTTTAATGCACCGTCAATTGAATCTTCTCTTTGTTTCAGCGATTTTAATATCGGTTTCCAAGCATATTTTTTTAAAATAAAAAGGACTGCAAGAAATGATATCGTCATCCAAAATACTAAACCGAAATCAGGTGTTACTAAACCCATAATTTTTTATTTATATGTTATAATTCAAAGTCTTTTTTTGAAAAATAAGAGTGAAGATAAGCCAACCGCTTATCTTACTCTTTAATTTTTTGCTGATTAAAGAATAATCAACAAGCTGATTACAATTGCAAAGAAGGCAACACCTTCAATAAGTGCAGCGGCAACAATCATATTTGAACGAATGTCACCGACAGCTTCAGGCTGACGTGCAATAGCATCCATTGCTCTTCCGCCTATTTGACCGATACCGATACCTGCTCCTATTACGGCAATTCCTGCACCGATACCTGCTCCCATTGCACCATAATCTGCAACTGCTTGTAATAATACTAATAATAAATCCATAATTATATATTAGGGTTAAAAATAAAAAACTAATGGTGTTCTTCTGTTGCCATACCGAAATATAATGCAGACAGAAGTGTAAATACATATGCTTGAATAAATGCAACTAATAATTCGAGCATTGTTAAAAATATTGTAAATGCAACAGAAAATACAGCCCCGCCGTATCCTGCTCCGACTCCTCCCATTTCACCGAAAAGGAATATTAAACTGAAAAAACCTAATGCAACAATATGCCCTGCTGTAATATTTGCAAACAAACGTACCATTAAAACGAAAGGTTTAATGAACATTCCAAGAATTTCAACAAAAGGCATTAAGGGAATAGGAAATTTAAGCCACCAAGGAACCCCCGGGGTATTAACCATGTGTGTCCAGTAATTTTTATTTCCGTTAATTGTAATTATAACAAATGTGAAAATTGCAAGAACCATTGTTATTGCAATATTGCCGGTTAAATTTGCTCCTCCGGGAAAAATCGGAACCAAACCTAAAAGGTTGTTTAGAAATATAAAAAAGAATATGCTTAATAAATAAGGTGTAAACTTCATATACTTTTTCTTACCCAAAGATGCTTTTGCAATATCATCTCTTATAAAAATTATTAACGGTTCTAAAAATGACTGTAATCCTTTTGGTGCCTGACCTTCTCTTTTTGTATAAGCTTTTGCAACACTTAGGAAAATCCATAATATGAAAATTATACTGATAAAAAGAGATAGTGTATTTTTTGTAATTGAAATGTCGTAAGGCCTTATTTCTTCTCCGTTAACAACCTCAACAACTTTTTCATTATTAGGGTTATCATTTCCGCTTGCTATTTTAAAATTTTTATAAGAAGAATGACCGTGATTAAATTTTGAAGACATAAAAACAGACAAACCACTGTGTTTACTATAAACAATTATCGGTAACGGAATAGTAATATAGGTTTTTCCGAATGTTGTAATGTGCCATCCGTAAGAATCTCCGACATGTTCCATAATCATTTCGCCGGGATTGAATTCGGATTCATGTTCTTCTGTTTCAGTTTGTTCGCCATGCTGAGAAAAACTTGTGTTTGAAACAAGTAAAAACGTAAAACTTAAAATTACTGTCGTTAAAATTTTTAAATTATTGAGCATAAGCCGATTTTAATATCGTAATAATAAAACGAATGCAAAATTAAACATTTTTTAATAATTATACAATGTTAATTTTATAAAAAATACGCTAATTTTGTTTCAAATTACAGGTAAATTTTATACTTACATCATATTCTCGGCATAAAGGTAAAAAACAGATGCAAATCAGCTTTTTGAAAAAAATAACATTAAAAAAGATTGTTAATGCAATTTTGTTGTATGCCAGCTTTTTGATATCAGTTGTTTTTAAAAGGTCAAAACACTTTGCTTATCCTGTCAGCTTATCTGTTGAGCCGACTTCTTTTTGCAACCTTAATTGCCCCGAATGTCCGACAGGGAATAATAATTTATCAAGATTTAAAGGTCATATTAATTTTGATTTATACAAAAAAGTAACAAATGAATTGTCTCCCTACCTTTTAAA
This DNA window, taken from Bacteroidales bacterium, encodes the following:
- the atpA gene encoding F0F1 ATP synthase subunit alpha; its protein translation is MAGINPAEVSEILKQQLQGVSSETEFQEVGTVIEIGDGIARIYGLKGVKYNEMIEFQNGVQGIALNLEEDNVGAVLLGPSQGIGEGDTVKRMKKIASIDVSEGMLGRVVNTLGEPIDGKGAITGEKYNMPLERKAPGVIYRQPVNEPLQTGIKAIDSMIPIGRGQRELIIGDRQTGKTAIAVDAIINQKEFYDKGEPVYCIYVAIGQKGSTVASIQKTLEENGALVYTTIVSATAAEPAALQFYAPYAGAAIGEYFRDTGRPALIIYDDLSKQAVSYREVSLLLRRPPGREAYPGDVFYLHSRLLERAAKIINNDEIAQQMNDVPDSLKGKIKGGGSLTALPIIETQEGDVSAYIPTNVISITDGQIFLDVDLFNSGVRPAINVGISVSRVGGNAQIKSMKKVAGTLKLDQAQYRELEAFSKFGSDLDSATLSVLEKGSRNVEILKQGQFEPYTVEAQTAILFAGTKGLLRDVPVEKVKDFENEYLDFLKTKHADVLEALSQGKYSDTEIKVLEEVAKSIASAYKAN
- a CDS encoding F0F1 ATP synthase subunit B; translated protein: MGLVTPDFGLVFWMTISFLAVLFILKKYAWKPILKSLKQREDSIDGALKAAEHAKDEMARLKSDNEKILQEARKEREKLLSDAREVKEKILSDAKIQAKVEADKMIISAKAQIESEKLSAIDEIKNKVVSLSVEIAEKVIRKSLSSDKEQVDYANSLLKDIELN
- a CDS encoding acyl-CoA-binding protein; amino-acid sequence: MDQKLFDEAVLKSKTLTERPSNDILLKLYGLFKQVTEGDVQGERPGGFDFKAAAKYNAWESYKGKTKDDAASEYIDLVNSLIG
- the atpH gene encoding ATP synthase F1 subunit delta, encoding MNTNRITVRYAKALFGLASEEEKAERINNDMHLIGETAKIPDFRRFLENPVIFPSRKQVVFNKIFKEKVNELSLRFFKLLSDNKRETYLSSIARNYSELYRKFYGIKYVQLTTTFKIDDKLKKDISDIISTEFKTKVEMTEQVDKEIIGGFVLTVENLQYDASVATKLKNIKKELLKAPADK
- the atpG gene encoding ATP synthase F1 subunit gamma; the protein is MANLKDIRTRISSVKSTRQITSAMKMVSASKLRRAQNAITQLRPYANKLNEILSRLSETKGTVSDNIYAEERKEENVLLLAISSNRGLCGPFNSNIVKKVIELSEEQYSEQHEKGNLTIVTMGFKSGQILSAKGYEISYNFDKIYEDMSYEKVSVIAEQLMNDFVEKKYDKIEIIYNRFKNAAVQILTQEQFLPIKPDDSVNDNHDYIFEPSQEYIFETLIPDSLKTQLFTALTDSFASEQGARMTAMHQATDNATEMIRSLTLSYNKARQAAITKEILEITAGAEALKG
- the atpE gene encoding ATP synthase F0 subunit C, with protein sequence MDLLLVLLQAVADYGAMGAGIGAGIAVIGAGIGIGQIGGRAMDAIARQPEAVGDIRSNMIVAAALIEGVAFFAIVISLLIIL
- a CDS encoding GW dipeptide domain-containing protein, with protein sequence MRLFFLTIGLIFTLTACQSDETETLNTGLINTHKVVVSEVLQTTNYTYLYVDENGEKVWLAVPKMTANKGDVYYYDGGMLMENFESKELKRTFDKIFFLDAVRTTPEPVKESLQNTNPHNSTTHNEKPVIGKKDIQVSGIEGGISISELFSEKEKYNGKTVKIKGVVAKFSPQIMKKNWIHLQDGTDFNGEFDLTITSQAVVKTGDTIVVEGKIALDKDFGYGYFYKIIMEDASVK
- the atpB gene encoding F0F1 ATP synthase subunit A, coding for MLNNLKILTTVILSFTFLLVSNTSFSQHGEQTETEEHESEFNPGEMIMEHVGDSYGWHITTFGKTYITIPLPIIVYSKHSGLSVFMSSKFNHGHSSYKNFKIASGNDNPNNEKVVEVVNGEEIRPYDISITKNTLSLFISIIFILWIFLSVAKAYTKREGQAPKGLQSFLEPLIIFIRDDIAKASLGKKKYMKFTPYLLSIFFFIFLNNLLGLVPIFPGGANLTGNIAITMVLAIFTFVIITINGNKNYWTHMVNTPGVPWWLKFPIPLMPFVEILGMFIKPFVLMVRLFANITAGHIVALGFFSLIFLFGEMGGVGAGYGGAVFSVAFTIFLTMLELLVAFIQAYVFTLLSALYFGMATEEHH